In one Streptomyces venezuelae genomic region, the following are encoded:
- a CDS encoding pyridoxamine 5'-phosphate oxidase family protein — MPVTDRTRHRRLREQGSLDRADLEAVLDAGFVCHLGVVVDGHPMVVPTVYGRDAAHLYLHGSVASRSLAADPGAPVCVTVTHIDGLVLARSVFEHGVSYRSAMIHGVPRVVTDPEEKLRGLRLLTEHATPGQWDYARRPSRKELAATTLLALSLAEASVKVADGPPDDGAGPDAELGIWAGNLPLTTTWGTPVPDPLLPTGITPPRHIAERGGTRQG, encoded by the coding sequence CTGCCCGTCACCGACCGCACCCGCCACCGCCGCCTGCGCGAGCAGGGCAGCCTGGACCGCGCCGACCTGGAGGCGGTCCTCGACGCGGGCTTCGTCTGTCACTTGGGAGTCGTCGTCGACGGCCATCCGATGGTCGTCCCCACCGTCTACGGCCGCGACGCCGCCCACCTCTACCTGCACGGCTCCGTCGCCAGCCGCAGCCTCGCCGCCGACCCCGGAGCCCCGGTCTGCGTCACCGTCACCCACATCGACGGCCTGGTCCTCGCCCGCTCCGTGTTCGAGCACGGGGTCAGCTACCGCAGCGCGATGATCCACGGCGTCCCGCGCGTGGTGACCGACCCGGAGGAGAAGCTGCGCGGCCTGCGCCTGCTCACCGAGCACGCCACTCCCGGCCAGTGGGACTACGCCCGCCGCCCCAGCCGCAAGGAACTCGCCGCGACCACCCTCCTCGCCCTCTCGCTCGCGGAGGCCTCGGTCAAGGTCGCGGACGGCCCGCCGGACGACGGCGCGGGCCCGGACGCGGAACTCGGCATCTGGGCGGGCAACCTCCCGCTGACGACGACGTGGGGAACGCCGGTGCCGGACCCGCTGCTGCCCACGGGCATCACGCCGCCGCGGCACATCGCGGAGCGCGGCGGGACCCGGCAGGGCTGA
- a CDS encoding glycoside hydrolase family 2 TIM barrel-domain containing protein: protein MELPHHEDVSPGNGCLPPRAWYATSDAATLSLNGPWRFRLSPAAHTHDDAFAADGYDSAAWDEIAVPGHWVLQGHGAPRYTNMLYPFPLDPPRVPTENPTGDHLRAFDLPADWPADGTAVLRFDGVESCARVWLNGTELGDFKGSRLPHEFAVGELLRPAGNVLAVRVHQWSAGSYLEDQDQWWLPGIFRDVTLLHRPEQCARDFFVHSAYDHRTGTGTLRVDSDVQGRVTVPELGVDITTGEEAVAAVEPWTAETPRLYDATLTTPGERIPLRVGFRTVAVEDGTIRVNGSPILFRGVNRHEFHPETGRAVDIETMRADVLLMKRHNINAVRTSHYPPHPAFLDLCDELGLWVVDECDLETHGFGAVGWRANPVDDDRWTPALLDRAARMVERDKNHPSVVLWSLGNECGTGRGLTAMADWIRSRDGSRLLHYEGDRSCADTDVYSRMYADHAEVERIGRGEDEGPDRRRRLPFILCEYAHAMGNGPGGLSEYQQLFETYDRLQGGFVWEWLDHGIADPAYEYAYGGDFGEELHDGNFICDGLVFPDRTPSPGLVEFKKVIEPVRIEGDGPSGTVTVTNLHDFADLSHLAFTWSYEKDGTTVAEGTLAVPRTGPGERAEVALPPPPRRDPDAETQWTVRASLAEDTAWAPRGHVVAWAQLPVEYGMVLPVPGGATPTADADGRHLALGAATFDARTGTLLAFHGREITGLRLDVWRAPTDNDNGMPWRPEPSVADRWRSLGLHRMQHRVDDVELTDQGLTVRTRVAPAASDLALRTEYHWASNGPKLLLRMSVTPEGEWSVPLPRLGIRFGLPGASGRVRWFGGGPGEAYPDTAAASLIGVWESDVDALQTPYVRPQENGARAAVRWAEVGGVRVESDGAPAFTARRWTSEQLDAARHRTDLVAGDTVWVNLDIDRHGIGTQSCGPGVLPQYELRATPRPSSLSCVFSAVDD from the coding sequence ATGGAGCTTCCCCACCACGAGGACGTGTCCCCCGGCAACGGCTGTCTCCCGCCCCGCGCGTGGTACGCGACGTCGGACGCCGCCACCCTCTCCCTCAACGGGCCCTGGCGCTTCCGCCTCTCCCCCGCCGCCCACACCCACGACGACGCCTTCGCCGCCGACGGGTACGACAGCGCGGCCTGGGACGAGATCGCGGTGCCCGGCCACTGGGTGCTGCAGGGTCACGGCGCGCCCCGCTACACCAACATGCTCTACCCGTTCCCCCTCGACCCGCCGCGCGTCCCCACCGAGAACCCCACCGGCGACCATCTGCGCGCCTTCGACCTGCCCGCCGACTGGCCGGCCGACGGCACCGCCGTCCTGCGCTTCGACGGCGTGGAGTCCTGTGCCCGCGTCTGGCTGAACGGCACGGAGCTCGGCGACTTCAAGGGTTCACGGCTCCCCCACGAGTTCGCCGTCGGCGAGCTGCTGCGCCCGGCGGGCAACGTCCTCGCGGTCCGCGTCCACCAGTGGTCCGCCGGTTCGTACCTGGAGGACCAGGACCAGTGGTGGCTGCCGGGGATCTTCCGTGACGTGACGCTCCTGCACCGGCCCGAGCAGTGCGCCCGCGACTTCTTCGTCCACTCCGCGTACGACCACCGCACGGGCACCGGCACCCTGCGGGTCGACTCGGACGTCCAAGGGCGCGTCACCGTGCCCGAGTTGGGCGTGGACATCACGACCGGCGAGGAGGCCGTCGCGGCCGTGGAGCCCTGGACGGCCGAGACGCCGCGCCTGTACGACGCGACGCTCACCACACCCGGCGAGCGCATCCCCCTGCGCGTCGGCTTCCGCACCGTCGCCGTCGAGGACGGTACCATCAGGGTCAACGGCAGCCCCATCCTCTTCCGGGGCGTGAACCGCCACGAGTTCCACCCGGAGACGGGCCGGGCCGTGGACATCGAAACGATGCGCGCGGACGTGCTCCTGATGAAGCGTCACAACATCAACGCCGTCCGCACCAGCCACTATCCGCCCCACCCCGCCTTCCTCGACCTCTGCGACGAGCTCGGCCTGTGGGTCGTCGACGAGTGCGACCTGGAGACCCACGGCTTCGGGGCGGTCGGCTGGCGCGCCAACCCGGTCGACGACGACCGCTGGACGCCCGCGCTCCTGGACCGCGCCGCCCGCATGGTCGAGCGCGACAAGAACCACCCCTCGGTCGTGCTGTGGTCGCTCGGCAACGAGTGCGGGACCGGGCGCGGCCTGACCGCCATGGCCGACTGGATCCGCTCGCGCGACGGCAGCCGCCTCCTCCACTACGAGGGCGACCGGTCCTGCGCGGACACGGACGTCTACTCACGGATGTACGCCGACCACGCCGAGGTCGAGCGCATCGGCCGGGGCGAGGACGAGGGCCCGGACCGGCGGCGCAGGCTCCCGTTCATCCTGTGCGAGTACGCGCACGCCATGGGCAACGGCCCCGGCGGACTCAGCGAGTACCAGCAGCTGTTCGAGACGTACGACCGGCTGCAGGGCGGCTTCGTCTGGGAGTGGCTCGACCACGGCATCGCGGACCCCGCGTACGAGTACGCGTACGGCGGGGACTTCGGCGAGGAACTGCACGACGGGAACTTCATCTGCGACGGCCTCGTCTTCCCCGACCGGACGCCGTCCCCCGGGCTCGTCGAGTTCAAGAAGGTGATCGAGCCGGTCCGCATCGAGGGCGACGGCCCGTCCGGCACGGTCACCGTCACCAACCTCCACGACTTCGCCGACCTCTCCCACCTCGCCTTCACCTGGTCGTACGAGAAGGACGGCACGACCGTCGCCGAAGGCACCCTCGCGGTGCCGCGGACAGGACCCGGCGAGCGTGCGGAGGTCGCGCTGCCGCCCCCGCCGCGCCGGGACCCGGACGCCGAGACCCAGTGGACGGTACGGGCCTCGCTCGCCGAGGACACGGCGTGGGCGCCGCGGGGCCACGTGGTGGCGTGGGCCCAGCTGCCCGTCGAGTACGGCATGGTCCTGCCCGTGCCCGGCGGCGCGACACCGACGGCGGACGCGGACGGCCGGCACCTCGCGCTCGGCGCCGCCACCTTCGACGCCCGCACCGGCACGCTCCTCGCCTTCCACGGCCGCGAGATCACGGGCCTGCGCCTGGACGTGTGGCGGGCCCCCACCGACAACGACAACGGCATGCCCTGGCGCCCCGAGCCGTCCGTCGCCGACCGCTGGCGCTCGCTCGGCCTGCACCGCATGCAGCACCGCGTGGACGACGTCGAGTTGACCGACCAGGGACTCACCGTGCGCACCCGGGTGGCGCCCGCGGCGAGCGACCTCGCGTTGCGCACGGAGTACCACTGGGCGTCGAACGGCCCGAAGCTGCTGCTGCGGATGTCGGTGACGCCGGAGGGCGAGTGGTCCGTGCCCCTGCCGCGGCTCGGGATCCGCTTCGGGCTGCCGGGGGCTTCGGGGCGGGTGCGGTGGTTCGGCGGCGGGCCCGGCGAGGCCTATCCCGACACCGCGGCCGCCTCGCTGATCGGGGTGTGGGAGTCGGACGTCGACGCGCTCCAGACGCCGTACGTGCGCCCGCAGGAGAACGGGGCGCGCGCGGCCGTCCGCTGGGCCGAGGTCGGCGGGGTGCGCGTGGAGAGCGACGGCGCCCCCGCGTTCACCGCACGCCGCTGGACCAGCGAACAGCTCGACGCCGCCCGGCACCGCACCGACCTCGTCGCCGGGGACACGGTCTGGGTCAACCTCGACATCGACCGGCACGGCATCGGCACCCAGTCGTGCGGGCCGGGCGTCCTGCCCCAGTACGAACTCCGCGCCACCCCTCGGCCGTCCTCCCTGAGCTGTGTGTTCTCGGCGGTGGACGACTGA
- a CDS encoding dienelactone hydrolase family protein codes for MGTVPGSEPQEREAPTADLTGWSAAPFTGAGLTHDVHEKGTGPGVVLVPEVPGVHPGVLGLGEHLVKQGFTVAIPSPFGDPGRPVSVPYAMGVFGRVCVASEFRAFATNARRPFADYLRALARDLASRTPGPGVGVIGMCFTGGFALAAATDPAVLAPVLSQPSLPLPVSAARRVDPGLSRAEFDTVVARTRNEGLCALGLRFSEDKLVPRDRFATLRRHFGDAFEVIELDSSPGNEAGFAKSAHSVLTEEVREVPGHPAYAARERVVAFLRERLAPTG; via the coding sequence GTGGGCACCGTGCCCGGTTCGGAACCGCAGGAGCGCGAGGCACCCACGGCGGACCTCACCGGTTGGAGCGCGGCCCCTTTCACGGGAGCCGGTCTCACTCATGATGTCCATGAGAAAGGGACAGGTCCGGGCGTCGTCCTGGTTCCCGAGGTCCCGGGTGTGCACCCCGGAGTCCTCGGCCTGGGCGAGCACTTGGTGAAGCAGGGGTTCACCGTCGCGATCCCGTCCCCCTTCGGCGACCCGGGCCGCCCGGTCTCCGTACCGTATGCCATGGGCGTCTTCGGCCGCGTCTGCGTCGCCTCCGAGTTCCGCGCCTTCGCCACCAACGCCCGGCGCCCCTTCGCCGACTACCTGCGCGCTCTCGCCCGTGACCTGGCGTCCCGCACGCCGGGCCCGGGCGTCGGCGTCATCGGCATGTGCTTCACGGGCGGTTTCGCGCTGGCCGCCGCCACGGACCCGGCCGTCCTCGCCCCCGTGCTCAGCCAGCCCTCGCTGCCGCTCCCGGTGAGCGCCGCGCGCCGGGTCGACCCCGGCCTGTCCCGCGCCGAGTTCGACACGGTCGTCGCCCGCACCAGAAACGAGGGCCTGTGCGCGCTCGGCCTGCGCTTCAGCGAGGACAAGCTGGTCCCGCGCGACCGCTTCGCCACGCTGCGCCGCCACTTCGGCGACGCGTTCGAGGTCATCGAGCTCGACTCGTCGCCGGGCAACGAGGCGGGGTTCGCGAAGTCGGCGCACTCCGTCCTGACGGAGGAGGTGCGCGAGGTGCCGGGGCACCCCGCGTACGCGGCGCGCGAGCGGGTCGTGGCGTTCCTGCGCGAGCGGCTGGCCCCTACGGGGTAG
- a CDS encoding NUDIX hydrolase: MDYPGDNRLAAAVVVFRRRVLLVRRSETERFLPGVWGVPCGKLEPGESPRDGVLRELKEETGLLGRVLRKVGESSFVSTYRGHEVKNWQDNFLVRPLTFDVTLPLPDQDHRWLAPADLGTVRIDDYNREIVRQAFG; this comes from the coding sequence ATGGACTATCCCGGTGACAACCGGCTCGCCGCGGCTGTCGTGGTGTTCCGCCGCCGTGTGCTGCTCGTGCGACGCAGCGAGACCGAGCGGTTCCTGCCCGGTGTGTGGGGTGTGCCGTGCGGGAAGCTGGAGCCCGGCGAGAGTCCGCGGGACGGCGTCCTGAGAGAGCTCAAGGAAGAGACGGGACTGCTCGGCCGGGTCCTCCGCAAGGTCGGCGAGTCCTCCTTCGTCAGTACGTACCGCGGGCACGAGGTCAAGAACTGGCAGGACAACTTCCTCGTCCGGCCCCTCACCTTCGACGTGACCCTGCCGCTGCCCGACCAGGACCACCGCTGGCTCGCCCCCGCCGACCTCGGCACCGTCCGGATCGACGACTACAACCGCGAGATCGTCCGCCAGGCCTTCGGCTGA
- a CDS encoding DUF4389 domain-containing protein, producing MPRACYAGVVLLFRGQYPRGMYDLNVGLHRWAARVVAYGTLLTDVYPPFRLDQGEREPVADEPLP from the coding sequence TTGCCGCGGGCCTGCTACGCGGGCGTGGTGCTGCTCTTCCGCGGCCAGTACCCGAGGGGTATGTACGACCTCAACGTGGGACTGCACCGCTGGGCGGCGCGGGTGGTGGCCTACGGCACTCTGCTGACGGACGTCTACCCTCCGTTCCGCCTCGACCAGGGAGAACGCGAACCGGTGGCCGACGAGCCGCTGCCGTGA
- a CDS encoding VOC family protein, translating into MNSTPKSPTPKSPTPKSSRPRFDLIGLVVSDLAASLAFYRRLGLEFPEGAESLPHVEATLPGGLRVAFDTEATVRSFHPAWEAPAGGGRIGLAFHCGTPAGVDAAYEDMTGAGHGSELKPFDAPWGQRYAVVLDPDGNGVDLFAPLGSAAE; encoded by the coding sequence ATGAACAGCACACCGAAGTCACCCACTCCGAAGTCACCCACTCCGAAGTCATCCCGGCCGCGCTTCGACCTGATCGGTCTCGTCGTCTCGGACCTGGCCGCCTCGCTGGCTTTCTACCGCCGCCTCGGCCTGGAGTTCCCCGAGGGGGCCGAGAGCCTGCCGCACGTGGAGGCCACGCTCCCCGGCGGGCTGCGCGTCGCCTTCGACACGGAGGCGACCGTGCGGTCCTTCCACCCGGCCTGGGAGGCCCCCGCGGGCGGCGGGCGGATCGGGCTCGCCTTCCACTGCGGGACGCCGGCCGGGGTCGACGCGGCGTACGAGGACATGACGGGCGCCGGGCACGGGAGCGAGCTCAAGCCGTTCGACGCGCCCTGGGGCCAGCGGTACGCCGTCGTGCTCGACCCGGACGGCAACGGCGTCGACCTGTTCGCGCCGCTGGGGTCAGCCGCCGAGTAG
- a CDS encoding DUF6597 domain-containing transcriptional factor: MATESVVSRDYHEGPSRLTGAVVWTRVATGAPGDTRPVLPDGCMDLLWTEGRLFVAGPDTRAYVPRDMEPGSRFVGIRFRPGTAPAFLGVPAHELRDRREELSDLWGAAEARRLTERVDDADDPMAALEAVAMERAADADPPDRLLAHVVASLEAGRSVARTAADAGINARQLHRRSLAAFGYGPKTLARVLRLQRALALARDGLAYADTAAAAGYADQAHLARDVKELTGVPLGTLLGG, encoded by the coding sequence GTGGCCACAGAGAGCGTCGTGTCCCGCGACTACCACGAGGGGCCGTCCCGGCTGACCGGCGCGGTCGTCTGGACCCGCGTGGCCACGGGCGCCCCCGGCGACACCCGGCCCGTGCTGCCCGACGGCTGCATGGACCTGCTGTGGACCGAGGGCCGGCTGTTCGTCGCCGGGCCCGACACCCGTGCGTACGTCCCGCGGGACATGGAACCCGGAAGTCGGTTCGTCGGCATCCGGTTCCGTCCCGGCACCGCGCCCGCCTTCCTCGGTGTGCCCGCCCACGAACTGCGGGACCGGCGCGAGGAGCTGTCGGACCTGTGGGGCGCCGCCGAGGCGCGACGGCTCACCGAGCGGGTGGACGACGCGGACGATCCGATGGCCGCCCTGGAGGCGGTCGCGATGGAGCGTGCCGCCGATGCCGACCCCCCCGACCGGCTCCTCGCCCACGTCGTCGCCTCCCTGGAGGCGGGCCGCTCCGTCGCGCGCACCGCAGCGGACGCGGGCATCAACGCCCGGCAGCTGCACCGCCGTTCACTGGCCGCCTTCGGCTACGGGCCCAAGACGCTGGCCCGCGTGCTGCGCCTGCAACGGGCGCTGGCGCTGGCCCGCGACGGCCTGGCGTACGCGGACACGGCGGCGGCCGCCGGGTATGCCGACCAGGCCCATCTCGCCCGCGACGTGAAGGAGTTGACCGGGGTGCCGCTCGGCACGCTACTCGGCGGCTGA
- a CDS encoding AraC family transcriptional regulator, producing MDVLAGLLEGPRARGAFMIRALFDPPWSVRIADEAPLSVMVMVRGDAWITPADGSPAQRIRPGDLAIARGPDHYTCAGEPATAPFAEILPGQRCAPLDGAPEARYRDLGPRAWGERRDSSVEMLIGTYQMRGEITGRLLDALPPLLVLPGEVWECPLTPLVADEIGKDEPGQAVVLDRLLDLLLIAALRAWFSRPEAAAPAWYRAMGDPVVGRALRLLQDDPAHPWTIADLAAKTGVSRAALARRFAELVGEPPMTYLTHWRLALAADLLRDTDLTIGSIARRIGYGSAFALSGAFKRVYGVSPQEHRGSAA from the coding sequence ATGGACGTACTCGCCGGACTCCTTGAAGGCCCGCGCGCCCGAGGGGCCTTCATGATCCGCGCGCTCTTCGACCCGCCCTGGTCCGTCCGCATCGCGGACGAGGCGCCGCTGTCCGTCATGGTCATGGTGCGCGGCGACGCCTGGATCACCCCCGCGGACGGCTCGCCCGCCCAGCGCATCCGCCCCGGCGACCTCGCGATCGCCCGCGGCCCCGACCACTACACGTGTGCCGGTGAACCCGCCACCGCCCCCTTCGCCGAGATCCTGCCGGGCCAGCGCTGCGCACCGCTCGACGGTGCCCCAGAGGCCCGCTACCGCGACCTCGGCCCGCGCGCCTGGGGCGAGCGCCGCGACAGCTCCGTGGAGATGCTGATCGGCACGTACCAGATGCGGGGCGAGATCACCGGCCGGCTCCTCGACGCGCTGCCGCCGCTGCTCGTCCTGCCCGGCGAGGTGTGGGAGTGCCCGCTCACCCCGCTCGTCGCCGACGAGATCGGCAAGGACGAGCCGGGCCAGGCCGTCGTCCTCGACCGGCTCCTCGACCTGCTCCTGATCGCCGCCCTGCGTGCCTGGTTCTCCCGCCCCGAGGCGGCGGCGCCCGCCTGGTACCGGGCGATGGGCGACCCGGTCGTCGGCCGCGCCCTGCGCCTGCTCCAGGACGATCCGGCCCACCCCTGGACGATTGCGGACCTCGCGGCGAAGACGGGCGTCTCGCGGGCCGCGCTGGCCCGCCGGTTCGCGGAGCTCGTGGGGGAGCCCCCGATGACGTACCTGACGCACTGGCGCCTGGCGCTCGCCGCGGACCTGCTGCGCGACACCGACCTGACGATCGGCTCGATAGCCCGCCGTATCGGCTACGGCAGCGCGTTCGCGCTGTCCGGCGCGTTCAAGCGGGTGTACGGGGTGAGCCCGCAGGAGCACCGGGGGAGCGCGGCGTAA
- a CDS encoding SDR family oxidoreductase → MTTKTSVTVLVTGATGRVGRRVVESAEAAGLTVRAASRSGAVRFDWTDRSTWADALRGADAAHLAYLPDVGAPGAAGTVGAFAREAVAAGVRRLTLLSARGEEQAHATEQAVRDSGAEWTVVRASWFAQNLSEGPLLDGMRGGELVFPAGEVLEPFIDARDIGDVVVAALTGGDRFTGRTLDLTGPRLLSFRQAVAEIAAAAGREMMYVPVSARAYGTALAGFGVPAEEVEFLVELFETNLDGRNAKLSEGVREVLGRDPRDFADFARECAQAGVWSSLSPSGVFSPSGV, encoded by the coding sequence ATGACGACGAAGACGAGTGTGACGGTGCTGGTGACGGGGGCGACCGGGCGTGTGGGGCGCCGGGTCGTGGAGTCGGCCGAGGCGGCCGGGCTCACGGTGCGGGCCGCCTCGCGGTCCGGCGCGGTGCGGTTCGACTGGACGGACCGGTCGACGTGGGCGGACGCCCTGCGGGGCGCGGACGCCGCGCACCTCGCGTACCTGCCGGACGTGGGCGCGCCCGGCGCGGCGGGGACGGTCGGCGCGTTCGCCCGCGAGGCGGTGGCGGCGGGCGTACGGCGGCTGACGCTGCTGTCGGCGCGGGGCGAGGAGCAGGCGCACGCGACCGAGCAGGCGGTACGGGACTCGGGGGCCGAGTGGACCGTCGTGCGGGCCAGTTGGTTCGCGCAGAACCTCAGCGAGGGGCCGCTGCTCGACGGGATGCGGGGCGGGGAGCTGGTGTTCCCGGCCGGTGAGGTGCTCGAACCGTTCATCGACGCCCGCGACATCGGGGACGTGGTCGTGGCCGCGCTGACCGGCGGCGACCGGTTCACGGGCCGCACCCTCGACCTCACCGGGCCCCGGCTCCTGTCGTTCCGGCAGGCGGTGGCGGAGATCGCGGCGGCGGCCGGGCGCGAGATGATGTACGTGCCGGTGTCCGCCCGCGCGTACGGGACGGCGCTCGCCGGGTTCGGGGTGCCCGCCGAGGAAGTGGAGTTCCTGGTCGAGCTGTTCGAGACGAACCTGGACGGGCGTAACGCGAAGCTCTCCGAGGGGGTGCGGGAGGTACTGGGCCGGGACCCGAGGGATTTCGCGGACTTCGCCCGTGAATGCGCGCAGGCGGGGGTGTGGAGCAGTCTCAGCCCCTCCGGCGTTTTCAGCCCCTCCGGCGTTTGA